DNA from Paraburkholderia sp. ZP32-5:
CGCGAGCGTGCCGTTGCGCCATGCGCTGGCGTTGATCGGCAGCGGCCGGCCGGCCCATTCGTTGAGTTTGCGGACGGCATCCGTGCCGTTCATGTCGAATTTCAGCGTGGCTTCGGACTGCGGCAGCGGCAGCACCTTGATCGACAGTTCGAGGATCAGGCCGAGCGTGCCGAGCGAGCCCGCCAGCAGACGCGATACGTCGTAGCCCGCGACGTTCTTCACCACCTGGCCGCCAAAGTGCAGCGTCTGCCCCTGGCCGTTCATCACGACGGCGCCGAGTACGAAGTCGCGTGCCGCGCCGACGGCCGGCCGGCGTGGGCCGGAAATGCCGGCGGCGATGCAGCCGCCGAAGGTGGCTTGAGGACCGAAGTGCGGCGGCTCGAACGCGAGCATCTGGTCGTGCTCGGCGAGCGCGGCTTCGATTTCCAGCAGCGGCGTGCCCGCCCGCGCGGTGATCACGAGTTCGGCCGGGTCGTACGCGATGATGCCGCGATAAGCGCGCGTGTCGAGGATTTCACCTTCCAGCGTCTGGCCGTACCAGTCCTTGGTGCCGCCGCCACGGATGCGCAACGTGCGCCCTTCGGCACTGGCCGAACGCACGCGTTCCGACCATACCGCGACGATGTCATCCTCTTCCATGGTGTCCTGCTCGTTGTGTTTCGACTGATTGTACCGGGCGGAGGCTCGCTGGCAACCCGGAGCGCACCCGTAGCGGCGGCCGGCGTAAGCCGCTGAAGGGGGCGGTGGGCCCCGCGTTGTCGCGCGCTGGCCGCAACGCGTGGGTCAGCGCGCGGGGCGGCGCGCAGCTGATGCGCGATGCCGGAGCAGACGCTAGAAGCGCGGTAGATCGGGATGAGGCAGCAGCCCGCCGCGCACGTGCATCTTGCCGTATTCGGCGCAGCGCGCTCGGGTCGGAATGCCCTTGTCGGGGTTCAGCAGACCAGGCGCGTCGAACGCCCGCTTGACCGCGTGGAACGCATCGCGCTCTTCCGGCGAGAACTGCACGCACATCGAATTGATCTTTTCGATGCCGACGCCATGCTCGCCCGTCACCGTGCCGCCGAGTTCGACGCAGGCCTCGAGGATGTCGGAGCCGAATGCTTCGGCGCGATGCCATTCGTCCTTGTCGTTGCCGTTGAACAGGATCAGCGGATGCATATTGCCGTCGCCGGCATGGAACACGTTGATGCAGCGCAGCCGGTACTTTTTTTCCATTTCCTCGATGCGAGCGAGCAGCGGTCCGATACTGCGGCGCGGCACGGTGCCGTCCATGCAGTAGTAATCCGGCGAAATGCGGCCGGCGGCCGGGAACGCATTCTTGCGCCCGGACCAGAAGCGCAGCCGCTCGGCTTCCGAGCGCGAAATCTGGATGCGGGTCGCGCCATGCTCGCGCAGCACCGCGGTCATGCGCACGACTTCGTTGGCGACTTCTTCAGGCGTGCCGTCCGATTCGCACAGCAGGATCGCCGCCGCGTCGAGGTCGTAGCCCGCGTTGACGAATTCCTCGACCGCGCGCGTGGCCGGCTTGTCCATCATCTCGAGCCCGGCCGGAATGATGCCCGCCGCGATGATGCCCGCGACCGCGTCGCCACCTTTTACGACGTCGTCGAAACTCGCCATGATCACCTGCGCCGTTTGCGGCTTCGGGATCAGCTTGACGGTCACTTCGGTGACGATCGCGAACATGCCCTCGCTGCCGATCATCACCGCGAGCAGATCGAGCCCGGGCGCGTCCGGCGCGAGCGAGCCGAATTCGACGATCTCGCCGTCCATCGTTACCGCGCGAACCCGCAGCACGTTATGCACGGTGAGGCCGTACTTCAGGCAATGCACGCCACCGGAGTTTTCGGACACGTTGCCGCCGATCGTGCAGGCGATCTGCGACGAGGGGTCCGGCGCGTAGTAGAGGCCATACGGCGCGGCGGCTTCGGAGATTGCGA
Protein-coding regions in this window:
- a CDS encoding FAD-linked oxidase C-terminal domain-containing protein; translated protein: MNAPAELSAEVLAQRQREVVQALMAVLPNHCLLHREEDTVAYECDGLAAYRRLPLAVALPETESQVQRIVQICHRLEVPIVPRGAGTGLSGGAMPIRHGVVVSLARFRKIVEVDSYARTATVQPGVRNLAISEAAAPYGLYYAPDPSSQIACTIGGNVSENSGGVHCLKYGLTVHNVLRVRAVTMDGEIVEFGSLAPDAPGLDLLAVMIGSEGMFAIVTEVTVKLIPKPQTAQVIMASFDDVVKGGDAVAGIIAAGIIPAGLEMMDKPATRAVEEFVNAGYDLDAAAILLCESDGTPEEVANEVVRMTAVLREHGATRIQISRSEAERLRFWSGRKNAFPAAGRISPDYYCMDGTVPRRSIGPLLARIEEMEKKYRLRCINVFHAGDGNMHPLILFNGNDKDEWHRAEAFGSDILEACVELGGTVTGEHGVGIEKINSMCVQFSPEERDAFHAVKRAFDAPGLLNPDKGIPTRARCAEYGKMHVRGGLLPHPDLPRF
- the glcE gene encoding glycolate oxidase subunit GlcE translates to MEEDDIVAVWSERVRSASAEGRTLRIRGGGTKDWYGQTLEGEILDTRAYRGIIAYDPAELVITARAGTPLLEIEAALAEHDQMLAFEPPHFGPQATFGGCIAAGISGPRRPAVGAARDFVLGAVVMNGQGQTLHFGGQVVKNVAGYDVSRLLAGSLGTLGLILELSIKVLPLPQSEATLKFDMNGTDAVRKLNEWAGRPLPINASAWRNGTLAARLAGAEAAVKAARTALGGEVVDAVEAERFWAGLREQTDSFFAAIPPKAALWRLALPSITEPLQLPGAQLMEWGGGQRWWITDTDAQTVRISAKQAGGHATIFRSGHGYDRSAGVFTPLPAPLMKIHRGLKHAFDPARIFNRGRLYSDF